DNA from Prunus persica cultivar Lovell chromosome G6, Prunus_persica_NCBIv2, whole genome shotgun sequence:
ACCTCTCTAATAAAAAAGTAATACATAAATATGCAAAGATGATATGCCTAATTGCTCATTCTAATTTATAAATGGAGGTCAAGATTGATCATCTAACTTGTTGTgccttttaaatttatttctctGTGTGTCCCATGCATGCTTTTGTTACAACTAGTTGGGTCACTCTGAATGTGGGTCAGAGCTATTTTGAATTACCCAATTTCTCATCCTTTTCTCTTCGTATAGATAATTTTGgtagtttgttctgaaatttaAATCCCAATTATGTGTAGTTTACGAGTGAGATGAATATTTTGGTATGCCAATAACGAAGAATTACGATATTTGGCAATTTCAATGTAGTCAAAGATGATAAATTTTTCTCATAGGTTTCATACTACCAAGGTATATATGGAAAGATATACTCATAACCaatcaaaaaaatatagaatttaatatatttacaAGTTGGTTACGCCTGCATGCCCTATAAATAACCATGTTCGTCCTAAAAGCTTCTCATTCCCATCCAAGTAAAACTAGGTTTTGGCTGCTTTTTTCATAGTTTCTGTTAGCTAGAGTGAGAATGCTGAACATGGGCCGCAAGAAGACTCAAATGCAGTTGATCGAGACTGAAAGTGCTCGGCATGTTGCGTTCTCCAAGCGCCGATCTGGCCTCTTCAAGAAGGCTAGTGAACTCTGCACCATGTGTGCCGTTGAAGTTGCCATTATCATCTTCTCCATTGGAGGGAAGGCATTTTCATTTGGCCACCCTAATGTCCACTTTGTGTTTAACAGGCTTCGTTGTTCTGAGAACCCAGATGCCAGCACCAGCTCTAATGAGGCTGCAGGACAAGATCCAATTCTGCATGATCTTAACAAAACCCACTCTGATCTTATTGAAAATGTGGGGCTTGTGAAGAAACTagggaagaagatgaggaggGCAATAATGGAGAAACCGAAGCCTGACTGGTTTTATGCACCAAGGGAAAGCCTTAGCATGGAGGTTCTATACGAGATGAAGGAGGCTCTAGAAGCCGTACAAGAGAATGTGCGTAGAGACAAGGAAAGGCTTCTAGCGCAGGCTTAACAGAGTCATTGTCTGATCATCTGTTAACCAAGTAATTTAATGTATCGCTAACTTTTCCCTTGGACTTAGTCTACAATTTAATCgaattgtttaattttgtgGTCCTCAATTTCACCCAAATCGAAAATTAGCACCGCATTAATTATACACATATAAATTCTTTTATGCGGATATTCAGACGTTATTATCGTACTGAcgttatgtattttttactattcctttctactttctttcttatttacaATACTATCCCCACGAAAATAACATGTGGACATCTAAAAGAGggaataactatatatatatacatatatgtatgtgtcATCCTTACAAACATAATTAAAGTTCAATACATGCATGCTGGACTAATAGTATTTATaagaattaattataaatgtgacagtaatattataaaaatacggagattcattttcttttccataaaACCGAcgataaaaatatttaatataaattcctttgattaaaaaaaaatatttattataaattataaaaactactttttttattcaagCGGTATCAAAACATGTTGTAAATAGTAAACTGGCCGTGATTAGAAATTGGTGTGTGAGTGTGGCTTTGAAAAATGGGCCTTGTTAATGGGCTTCTTGTTGTAGTTTCTAATTTCCTCTATACATTTCTGACACAAAGGGCAAAAGGGATTCACATTTTCACTTGTCGATCGAAAGAGAGTTTTGCTAAGAAATGGCGATGTCGATGGTCCGATCTGCTGCCCTTCGAACCGCCTTGCGCAGTGGCTCCCGATCCTCTGCTCCTCCAAAGCgttccttctcctcctctgcTGCTCACGACGATGCCcgtaatctctctctctctctctctctctctctctctccggcGCGCAGACATATACATTCGCAATTATGCGCTTATTTAGTTTTTGATCTTCAAAGacctctttttatttatttttattttattttaaaattttgatctGATAGCTTAATTGACATTGGAGCTATGGTTGCATATTAGGGCTTTCGCTATTGTTCCTTAGGTTTGGGTTTTTTATCTTATgttttgttcaataaaattgATTGATTTGGAAATGTGTGATAATGAGATGTAATAAATTTTGGGATCTCATCTACGCgttgtttgaatttgatggaaTTTCAAACCTTGAGACTTATCTTGATTTGTAATATGAAATTCAAAGTTTCTatgtttttaatgtttttgaaCTGTGTTTAtctattttctatttctcCTTTTCAGATGAGACGGCCAAGTGGGAGAAGATTACTTACTTAGGCATTGCTTCATGCACTATTTTCGCGTTTGTTGTCCTGTCAAAGCCTCATCCTCACTACGACGAGCCTCCTGTGAGCTTTCTTCTTAAGCCTTGggatttatttttgttctgtATTTTGCTGCTCGATGTGGAGCTGCCTACCTTTCCttgtattttatgttttaaattttttttgtgatattaatttttgcaTTTCACATTCCGTGGTATGCTATATTCCTTTACCTTTTTTTCATCTGATAGTGATCCGTGTTATCTGTTGCCTGTGTTTGCAGCCGTACCCATATTTACACATCCGCAATAAGGAGTTCCCATGGGGTATGATTCTGAACATCATTAGCTCgctgttttcttttctgagaAAGATTGGTTAGATTTGCATTGTTGTTTCATGTAATAAACATTGGATAGAGTGTTCCAGCATATTTATTGTCGATGATGGATTCGATCTTAGCcattattttggttttcattGACTATTAATCAGTATGTGTCATGAAGAACAGCACTCTAGGTAGTTCAGCCAATGGAGGGagcatgttttaattttttttcatgaccTTAGATGCATTTTGGTAATCTGAACAAGAACCAATGCTGTACCTAGAGAGTGTGATGCGGCCACAAGTTGATTTTGATACTAGAACTGGATTTTAAAAATCGATGGGGGTTTGTGGGCACAAGGAAAGATATGAGTTATTCCGTTTTGAAACTGCTTTTCCGAAAGATGAGTCGGATAAGTAATATCATATTGGTGTATTTAACCTCAAACGGTTGATAATAATGCTACAGCTGCATCTTGGGCTGGGGCTATTAGGCTAAATTATTGTTGATAGCCTACCATGTCTTAGAAGTGTAGGCACTAAGGTTAAGGTCTTGCATCAATTCTGGATGGAAGTTTACATTGGATTTTAAAATCTATGTTTTGAGGATATTGTTATGTTGAAgcttaattattttgaattatacTTGTTAATGAGGTTTCGTTTTTTATTAAGAAGAATTGCCTGGATTTAGTATTGCTCGAATATCTGATATGTTTTTCATTGGTGTTCAGGTCCGAATGGTCTTTTTGAAAAGAAGCACGAGCACCACTAGGCTAGCTTTTGGGATACTTCAAAGAGACGCAATTTGGAATAACTCTCGTCCATGTTTTTCATGTTAGACAGATTCATTAGACTACCTTGGATTTCATTGGATATGAATTGGCTGCACTTGTTTCACATTATGAATTCTGGATCAAAATCCTTGTGGCAAGTTGtgttatgtttttctgtaaACATTGAAACCCATAAATAAGATTATGAGATATTGTTTTTACCTTTTCTAGCTTAAAGTATCTAGTGTGATTTGGAATGTGGAGAATTCTTATGGCATTTTCTATTCACACCCATTAATGTGCCGCACACCTTCCCAAGTGAAACTacgttgtaacttgtaagtgatgaaaatattggaagaaaATTTGATGTTTAAGTACATGCAGATAAAAACTCCAAAACGTTGatgatatttattatataatatcTGTGTTTTGGTAAGTAGATGCCTAATAATTAGGGATGCAATGGGTCGAAGTGGGGGTGGATATGCCATTCCCATCCTTATCTCCATTAAGCATTTTTTCTCATCCTTGTATTCATACCCACAATCTTCAATTCGGGGGTTCCCCATCCCCACATTCACTAGCCCACCCATAGAAAGTTTTCTGGTTGTTGAATTGTTATTAGCTTGCTATGATAAATGCTAGAAAGGAGGAGGTGGAGTTAGCTCTTAGGATAAGAGCTAATTACTAGGAAGTAAACCTTATTAACGTGAGTTTAATGGGTCTAGCTGCAGTTCTATTTTACTGTTGTTCAGTTGTGAATTTGAGCCTATTTTTTGTTGAGTTGGCAAAGAGTTGAAGAGTAACTCCATAAACCCGGTtccaatttttgtttgttcatatCACATGGTTGGTGTTATTTTCCCAAATTAGAGCAGTAataaaggtaaaaaaaatgtagattgtgaaaatttgaattactttTCCTCTATATGTTTCTAACGTCCATTCATCTGTGTTTgattaaattgtttttttcttcctaaagaaagattttgatgatttttttgttgttgagaaatacCATGTTCATTTTAACGTTATAGTATGGAGGCTACAATAAAGGAAATTCAAAACTTCGGAAGAATCGATGTAAGATTTGACGTTCTAAATCTAAACACATTCTCTCGCTATACCAAGCAATAAAGGAAAATCAGTTATCCTTTTGGGGAAAGCCAAAGTtcagaagaagagagagtaaGACAGGTCAGACAAAGAAAGAGTAAGAGGAACAACAGCATGTAAGAATGGAACATCACAGGAATTATGTAATTTCAAACCTTGGATCTTACAACTTCTCAAGTACAATGAGCAATGAACCTTACAGTTTTGCCTAATCACCTCTGaacaaaaagatgaaaacaaaatgatataAACGGTTGTGGAATGAACGATCAACTTATTACAATTTCTACTCTGCAGCCGTATCATCATTGGTATGAGTTTCGATTTTGCTTTCTGGCAGAGTTTCCAGGTCTATACGAGCCTCATTCTCTTCTTCAAGGATCGATGAATGTGAAGAATCAACTGTAACATTCTGGCTCTCATTAGTATTTTCGTCAGTGTTCGAGGAATCTTCACTCTCCTTCTGCGCATTACCAGATTCTTCTccgcctgcaccttcattttCCCTTTGGCCTACATCTGCATTGTCATCGGTCTTGCTTTGAAGAACATTCTCATTCTCGTTCTGTCTAGCCTCCGCATTATTATTTGTGTTTGAAGACTCCTCTTTGTCTTGGGATACTGAAGAATCAGAAGAGTCAACTAATTCCTTCTGGCCTGCATCTGTGTTGTCGTTGCCATTTGCGTTTTCATTCATGTTGTTTGGAACAGCACTGTCATTTACAGTCTGGCCCGCATCAGATTTGTTATGTGCGTTTGAGGGTGCATTTTTCTCTTGTTGGAATGAAGGATTAGAAAAATCAGCTTCTTGCTTTTGGCCACCATCTTCATTGTCGTTTGTTTTTTGAGATAGTGTACTTTCCTGTGTCCCTTCTACCTCAGTGTCACTGCTGAACTTTTGAGTCTGAACAATGCTCATGGCTAAAGGTGCATAActattttctgtttctgtaGATGTATTGGAGTGGACAATCTGACTATCCGACACAACAGATTCAGAATTACTAGAAGTATCTGTAGATACTCCCTTAGTTGCCTCTCCATTCTCAGTTTTAGTGGAAGCTGTGGTGCTTGAGTCTTGTTGCTCGCTGTTGGCAGGTACATCAGATTTCTCGGGTTGCTCTAATACAACATTTTGCTGTGCAGAGTCCTCTTTCTTAGCATCGACTTTCTCCTGCTCAGTTGAGTTAGGCGTGGAACCGTTCTCTGGTTCTGAGTGATTACTCTTGTTACCACCATCTTGTCCATTATTTGCTGTCGCATTCTGAGTTTCATGGGCCACGGCACTGGAAGCATCATCAGCCTTGTAAGGCTCTTCTCTTGCCCCCTCATCATTTTTTTCACCTCCATCTCGAACCCGATCATCAGATAAAATTAGTTGCTCAATCTTATCACCTTCCTTCTCTTCAGCCTCGTTTTCTTTATTATCTGTCTCAATGTGTTCTTCCCCCTCTTTATTATCCACTCCCTGACTCTCCTCTGATGTTCCTTTCTCCTCACTTCCGTCCTCTTTGGTCTCTTCATTATCCTTCTGttcactttctttctctttggtcACTTCGCTCTCCTTCTGTTcaccttctttctctttggtcTCCACATTCTCCTTCTGTTcaccttctttctctttgatCTCATTCTCCTTCTGttcactttctttctctgtggtCTCTTCATGCTCCTTCTGTTcagcttctttctctttggtcTCTTCATGCTCCTTCTGTTCACTTTCTTTCTCATTGGTCTCTTCATGCTCCTTCTCTTCACTTTCTTTCCCATTGGTCTCTACATTCTCCTTCTCTTcaccttctttctctttggtcTCTTTAGTTTCCTTCTCACTGCTTTCCTCACTCTCCTTGGCTTTATTGtcttcattcttcttctggGCGTTTTCATCCTCTTTGCTCTCTTCATTTTCATTCTCCTTGCTCGTgtccctttctttctcttcttctactGAAACACCATTATCATCTgttctttcttcaattttattttcatcattttcacTTATCCCATCGTCTCCAGTGCCTCTCCCTACATTATCGATCTCTTCAggcttgttttcttcttcctcctccttttcCCTTGCATTGCTATTGACACTTTCCTCCACAAGAGGCTTGAGGTCCTTTCTTCCTAACTTAACAATTTGATCCCCATCTTTTATGCTTTGCCTGAATTCTGCTTTCTTACCATGAGACTGCTTGACTTGGTAAGCTAGCCAGATGCAGACACCCGCCAAAAGAAATAGCTGTAAAGCATGTTTTACCTTGAAACCTTTAGATCTAGAGTTCCTTCGAGGAGATAGCTTGAACATGCCTAATCTCTTTAAGGctcaacaaaaatattttctttacaaCACCTGCATAAAAGTTCTACTTCTGTTAAATTCCTCGACCCGTATTCAAAGAAGGGGAAACTAAAACCGAATTCTTCCTAGTGTCATCAAATCATAAGCTGAAAATAGGTAAATTTAGTTTCATCAAATCTCAGTGCAACAAATATAAGTTCATTGGAAACTGATGGaaatagaataaaataaaattgtgagTGTATAGCAGTAAATATGTGAATCCAACCCTACGGATCCAACCAAATATCAGCATTGTGCTTAGACAGGAACCCTGAATTCAACTAGACCAGAACCCAAAAAGCAACCTCATATATCAATGTCATCCATTTTCACATGGGAAGCTATTCACGTTGTTATCACCAATGAGAGTTTCCAAATTGTGAAGGAATCCCACTTGGATGTAATCACTATGTAACCAAATCAATTATCTTTTTCACATTACAAAGCCAACCCAGTTCAACTAGTGTAGATATCAGAACGGGAAACCAAAGAAactgaaagaacaaaaaacagagCAAAATTCTAAGACATTGAAAACATCAACCCAGATCTGAACATGCTCTTACAGCACACCGCCCAATCTGATTGCAAGCAGCAACATTTGAGAAATTTcacaaagtaaaaaagaagaaggaatgctcaagagagagagagagagagagagagagagagagagaaaaacataCCAGAGAGTGTTGGAGGCCGTTGGATTCTGCCAATGACAAAAAGTGAACCTTTTTCTCTCTGGTGTAGGTAGGTAAGTtaccaaaaatgaaatatgGCAGAAACTGGAAATGTTGGTAGATATACTTAGATACACATAGCCATGGAAACTCAACACAAATGCAAGATCAGAGCAATGGGTTTTATTGGCGAGCCTTCAATGTTTCTTCTTCCCACCTAGATTTGGATCTGGAATCTGGTAATGGAAGTTGGAACTTTGAACTCTTGATTAAAGGATAGAGACAATGTAACCAATAAGTTATAGTGACGgagaagagagggagagagagagtgggttTGCTATCCTTTCCCTTCCTTCACAATTTgataaaaaggaaacaacACCTGGCTTGCGTGATTTATTTAGGGCAAGTGGACGTGTCCCAAATCTGGTCACTTTACAGCTTCAACTTTTTATATACACTTTACGACGTCGTTTTCTGCGTTTATAAGGGGTTCACAAGCTGCCACGTGTCCTTCTCTAGATCGAAGAACGGTGAATTTAATTTCCTACGCTAAAATGTGGttcttttctctcctttgCTCCTTCATCACAACGCTACCAAACCAAGCAAAAACCCCGAAAAAATGGCTTCGAAGCTTCTGGCTTCCGCTCTCCGCCAAACCCTAACCCCCAAACCCACATCAACCGCCTCTCACCTGGCCCGCGCACTCTCCACCGCCGCCGCCGTCGCCGTAGCAGAACCCTACGAAGACGCAGATGGAATTTCAATGAAAGGCGTCAAAATCTCCGGAAGGCCTCTGTACCTGGACATGCAGGCCACGTCGCCGGTGGAC
Protein-coding regions in this window:
- the LOC109949807 gene encoding myb-like protein X, with the translated sequence MFKLSPRRNSRSKGFKVKHALQLFLLAGVCIWLAYQVKQSHGKKAEFRQSIKDGDQIVKLGRKDLKPLVEESVNSNAREKEEEEENKPEEIDNVGRGTGDDGISENDENKIEERTDDNGVSVEEEKERDTSKENENEESKEDENAQKKNEDNKAKESEESSEKETKETKEKEGEEKENVETNGKESEEKEHEETNEKESEQKEHEETKEKEAEQKEHEETTEKESEQKENEIKEKEGEQKENVETKEKEGEQKESEVTKEKESEQKDNEETKEDGSEEKGTSEESQGVDNKEGEEHIETDNKENEAEEKEGDKIEQLILSDDRVRDGGEKNDEGAREEPYKADDASSAVAHETQNATANNGQDGGNKSNHSEPENGSTPNSTEQEKVDAKKEDSAQQNVVLEQPEKSDVPANSEQQDSSTTASTKTENGEATKGVSTDTSSNSESVVSDSQIVHSNTSTETENSYAPLAMSIVQTQKFSSDTEVEGTQESTLSQKTNDNEDGGQKQEADFSNPSFQQEKNAPSNAHNKSDAGQTVNDSAVPNNMNENANGNDNTDAGQKELVDSSDSSVSQDKEESSNTNNNAEARQNENENVLQSKTDDNADVGQRENEGAGGEESGNAQKESEDSSNTDENTNESQNVTVDSSHSSILEEENEARIDLETLPESKIETHTNDDTAAE
- the LOC18773516 gene encoding agamous-like MADS-box protein AGL61, with the translated sequence MGRKKTQMQLIETESARHVAFSKRRSGLFKKASELCTMCAVEVAIIIFSIGGKAFSFGHPNVHFVFNRLRCSENPDASTSSNEAAGQDPILHDLNKTHSDLIENVGLVKKLGKKMRRAIMEKPKPDWFYAPRESLSMEVLYEMKEALEAVQENVRRDKERLLAQA
- the LOC18773925 gene encoding cytochrome c oxidase subunit 6a, mitochondrial, which encodes MAMSMVRSAALRTALRSGSRSSAPPKRSFSSSAAHDDAHETAKWEKITYLGIASCTIFAFVVLSKPHPHYDEPPPYPYLHIRNKEFPWGPNGLFEKKHEHH